The following proteins are co-located in the Manihot esculenta cultivar AM560-2 chromosome 9, M.esculenta_v8, whole genome shotgun sequence genome:
- the LOC110621876 gene encoding L-type lectin-domain containing receptor kinase IX.1, with amino-acid sequence MIISCRLSFIIIHFLVSYAHAVSFSITHFDPGANNIIYEGDAIASDGAIELINLVDYTCRVGRATYAERVPLWDSSTGTLADFNTRFSFTIDTLNSTNYGHGIAFFLGPVGYSIPPNSASGFLGIVNSTASSAMSKTQLVVVEFDTFVNKEWDPPMQHVGINNNSIFSDVSASWNPGSNSGKVANVLITYNATTKDLSVFWTYDENPTFTGNSSLSYQIDLMQVLPPWVTIGFSAATGQYLERNTVHSWEFTSNFVPNEGDGKKPHLKTQWIVLIAAACLIVLVVLGFGIYWLIKKIKGIFYGKRSSGGRSRKTDLESAVLPKSFSYQELLTATKGFAKQRQLGEGGSGFVYKGALTDPCCLVAVKKVSPQSERLFDNEVRIISSLKHRTLVQFLGWCHERDEFLLVYEYMAKGSLHDRLFGSKKTLPWNRRYNTALTVATALKYLHDDAEHQVLHRDIKPENILLRGDFTAKVGDFGISKFVNTQLRTQRTNPVGTPGYVAPEYRRDGRATTHSDMYSFGVVALEIACGRRNYRNNDPLKVVKEVWTQYKAGNILEAADRRLKEFNLKEMECLMIVGLLCTHPTDRERPSAGEVIKFLNFEAPLPELPPMLHDPEFPHNSDINERNTR; translated from the coding sequence ATGATTATCAGTTGCAGGCTTTCCTTCATTATCATCCATTTTCTAGTTTCTTATGCCCATGCAGTTTCCTTCAGTATAACTCATTTTGACCCTGGTGCAAACAACATAATCTATGAAGGAGATGCCATAGCATCAGATGGAGCTATTGAACTCATCAACCTGGTGGATTATACTTGTCGTGTTGGCCGTGCGACATATGCAGAGCGTGTGCCTTTATGGGACTCTTCTACTGGAACACTTGCAGATTTCAATACCCGCTTTTCTTTCACCATTGATACTCTCAATTCAACTAACTATGGCCATGGGATTGCATTTTTCCTTGGTCCTGTGGGGTACTCAATTCCACCCAATTCTGCTAGTGGATTCCTGGGGATAGTGAACTCCACTGCTAGTTCTGCAATGTCAAAAACTCAATTAGTGGTTGTTGAGTTTGATACTTTTGTGAACAAGGAATGGGATCCACCAATGCAGCATGTTGGGATCAACAATAACTCCATCTTCTCTGATGTGTCTGCAAGTTGGAATCCTGGCTCAAATTCAGGAAAGGTTGCCAATGTTTTGATAACTTATAATGCTACTACCAAGGACCTGAGTGTGTTCTGGACGTATGATGAAAACCCAACTTTCACTGGCAACTCTTCTCTTTCTTATCAAATTGATCTGATGCAAGTACTGCCTCCATGGGTCACAATTGGATTCTCAGCAGCTACAGGCCAGTATCTTGAGAGAAACACCGTACACTCGTGGGAGTTTACTTCAAATTTTGTACCAAATGAGGGAGATGGCAAGAAACCACACTTGAAGACACAATGGATAGTGCTTATAGCTGCAGCCTGTCTAATAGTTCTGGTTGTGCTTGGCTTCGGCATTTACTGGTTAATCAAAAAGATAAAAGGAATTTTTTATGGCAAGAGATCCAGTGGTGGTCGCTCTAGAAAAACTGATCTGGAGAGTGCAGTTTTGCCAAAAAGTTTCTCTTATCAAGAACTTTTGACAGCTACAAAAGGTTTTGCAAAACAAAGACAGCTAGGTGAAGGAGGTTCTGGGTTTGTTTACAAAGGAGCCTTGACTGACCCATGCTGCCTAGTTGCTGTGAAGAAAGTTTCTCCTCAATCAGAAAGGCTCTTCGATAACGAAGTGCGAATCATAAGCAGTTTAAAACACCGAACTCTGGTGCAGTTCTTGGGGTGGTGTCATGAGCGAGATGAATTTTTACTCGTTTACGAGTACATGGCCAAAGGTAGCCTTCACGATCGTCTTTTTGGTAGTAAGAAAACCCTCCCTTGGAATCGGAGATACAATACTGCTTTGACTGTGGCCACTGCTCTTAAATATCTTCATGATGATGCAGAGCACCAAGTACTTCATAGGGATATCAAACCAGAAAATATATTGTTACGTGGAGATTTCACAGCGAAAGTTGGTGATTTTGGGATTTCCAAGTTTGTTAACACTCAGTTGAGGACTCAGAGAACAAATCCAGTAGGGACTCCTGGGTATGTAGCCCCTGAATACCGAAGAGATGGGAGGGCAACTACGCACTCGGACATGTATAGCTTTGGTGTTGTGGCTTTAGAAATTGCTTGTGGAAGGAGGAATTACAGAAATAATGATCCTCTAAAGGTGGTCAAGGAAGTATGGACACAATATAAAGCAGGAAATATTCTTGAAGCAGCTGACAGAAGATTAAAGGAATTTAACCTGAAAGAAATGGAATGCTTGATGATTGTGGGTTTATTATGTACACATCCAACTGACAGAGAAAGGCCTTCTGCTGGTGAAGTGATTAAGTTTCTCAACTTTGAAGCTCCATTGCCAGAGCTTCCTCCAATGCTGCATGATCCTGAATTCCCTCATAATTCAGATATAAATGAAAGAAATACTCGATGA
- the LOC110622735 gene encoding L-type lectin-domain containing receptor kinase IX.1: MRDDSKRDSKFLTMYNSYFPGQLTAKNMSAAKLATCSSYMSSHIHLIVLFSIIHFLHFYADYTRAISFSIDRFDPGANDIIYEGDATPSVGAIEMTLVNWLCHVGHATYAEPLHLWDSSTMTLTDFNTNFSFTIDTRKAEIYGHGIAFFLSAVGKSIPPNSPGGFLGLFNTTSSAAASRNQLVMVEFDTFVNEEWDPPVQHVGINNNSITSSVYAKWDPGSYSGKTAKVGIDYNATTKNLSVLWTYDEYLVFIGNNSLSYIIDLMELLPEWVSIGFSASTGQYVERNTINSWAFSSNLVTKGSSNKTDILPSNKPGILNTGTHRILIIALASVCFLALCGISIFFVKKTFCRSPLPEDPELGRRALPKRFSYQELVEATNNFANDRKLGEGGSGLVFKGFLRELGCLVAVKKIDAESEDLFNNEVNIISSLRHRNLVQFMGWCNEQGEYLLVYEYMPKGSLHTHLFGNRKAIPWNVRYNIALSLASALQYLHEGAETCVLHRDIKPGNILLREDFTAKVGDFGISKFVNTQLRTQRTNPVGTPGYVAPEYRRDGRATKHSDMYSFGVVALEIACGMRNFRNNDPLQLVKDVWQKYKAGNILDAADKRLKEFDPKEMKCLMIVGLWCTHPTDNERPPARRVIQYLNLEVLLPELPPMLHYPEFSLDSDMDGCKTR, encoded by the coding sequence ATGAGGGATGATTCCAAGAGAGACTCAAAATTTCTGACCATGTATAACAGTTACTTCCCTGGACAACTAACTGCAAAAAACATGTCTGCAGCCAAACTAGCAACATGTTCTTCTTACATGAGCTCTCACATTCACTTAATTGTTCTCTTCTCTATTATCCACTTTCTCCATTTTTATGCAGACTATACTCGAGCAATTTCCTTCAGTATAGATCGGTTCGACCCCGGTGCAAACGACATCATCTATGAAGGTGATGCAACACCATCAGTTGGAGCGATTGAaatgaccttggtcaactggtTATGTCACGTTGGCCATGCAACTTATGCAGAGCCTTTGCACCTGTGGGACTCCTCTACTATGACACTTACAGATTTCAACACCAACTTCTCATTCACTATTGACACTCGTAAAGCTGAGATTTATGGCCATGGCATTGCCTTTTTCCTTTCTGCTGTGGGCAAATCAATTCCACCCAATTCACCTGGTGGGTTCCTAGGACTGTTTAACACCACTAGTAGTGCTGCTGCGTCTCGAAACCAATTAGTCATGGTTGAGTTTGATACCTTTGTGAATGAAGAATGGGATCCACCAGTGCAGCATGTTGGGATCAACAATAATTCAATTACTTCTTCTGTTTATGCCAAATGGGATCCTGGCTCATACAGTGGCAAGACAGCTAAAGTTGGGATAGATTATAATGCTACTACCAAGAACCTCAGTGTGTTGTGGACATATGATGAATATCTAGTTTTCATAGGCAACAATTCGCTTTCTTACATCATTGATCTGATGGAACTTCTTCCTGAGTGGGTTTCAATAGGTTTCTCAGCATCTACTGGTCAGTATGTTGAAAGAAACACAATCAATTCATGGGCATTCTCCTCAAATTTGGTGACAAAAGGTTCAAGTAATAAAACAGACATACTTCCAAGCAATAAACCAGGCATCCTGAACACAGGGACACATAGGATATTGATTATTGCTCTAGCTTCTGTGTGCTTTTTGGCACTTTGTGGAATTTCAATTTTCTTTGTAAAGAAAACATTTTGCAGAAGTCCTCTCcctgaagatcctgaacttggcAGAAGAGCCTTGCCCAAAAGATTTTCTTACCAAGAACTTGTTGAAGCTACTAATAACTTTGCAAATGATAGGAAGTTAGGGGAAGGTGGATCTGGACTTGTTTTCAAAGGATTCTTGAGAGAGCTAGGCTGCCTAGTTGCTGTGAAGAAAATTGATGCTGAATCGGAGGATCTTTTCAACAATGAAGTGAATATTATAAGCAGTTTAAGACATCGAAATCTGGTGCAGTTCATGGGATGGTGTAATGAACAAGGTGAGTACTTGCTTGTCTATGAATACATGCCCAAAGGTAGCCTTCATACACATCTTTTTGGCAATAGGAAAGCCATCCCATGGAATGTGAGATATAATATAGCTTTGAGCTTAGCCTCGGCTCTTCAGTATCTTCACGAAGGAGCAGAAACATGTGTTCTTCATAGGGATATCAAACCAGGGAACATATTGTTACGTGAAGATTTCACAGCCAAAGTTGGTGACTTTGGGATTTCCAAGTTTGTTAACACTCAGTTGAGGACTCAGAGAACAAATCCAGTGGGGACTCCTGGGTATGTGGCCCCTGAATACCGAAGAGATGGAAGGGCAACTAAACACTCGGACATGTATAGCTTTGGAGTTGTGGCTTTGGAAATTGCCTGTGGAATGAGGAATTTCAGAAATAATGATCCGCTACAGTTGGTAAAGGACGTCTGGCAAAAGTATAAAGCAGGAAATATTCTTGATGCAGCTGACAAAAGATTGAAGGAATTTGACccaaaagaaatgaaatgcttgaTGATTGTGGGTTTATGGTGCACACACCCAACAGACAACGAAAGGCCTCCAGCCAGAAGAGTGATTCAATATCTCAACCTTGAAGTTCTATTGCCAGAACTTCCTCCAATGTTGCATTATCCCGAGTTCTCTTTGGATTCGGATATGGATGGATGCAAGACTCGATGA